The Opitutus sp. DNA window GAGCCTCAACAGACGGAGATTATAAAGGTTCTGGCGGCTGACCCAAAGGCCATGCTCGTGGTTCAGCGTGATTTATTAAGACTGCTTTACCAAAATGGCTACGGCCCCTCGGGACTGCTGGCGGATTATCTCCGTACAGCCTTTGCACCTGCGATCCGTGTAGGCGGCTACGACCTCTGCGTGAAGCGGGGGCGCCGGATTGCGGCCTATGACACGTTTCGGGTCGAAAATGACCGGTTGGTTGCAATGGTGGTGCGCCCCAGCGGTCCGGCCCCGATCCGGCTACGCGCCCCCGCCCGATCGGATTGGCTTGGCATATGCCTCACGTCAGCAACGTGGAGCCAACAGGACGCAACGACCTGGCACATTGAGGCGTCGCTACCCAACGACTGGCCGAAAGGGGTACAGCGGGAAATCGCCATCGGGGAGATCTCGGTGCAGGTGATCCCGGAGAACGCCCTGCCGGCCGACTAACAAACGACATAGGCGTTTGTGGCTTTCCCCGAAATTGTTGCCTTAAAAATTAAGCCTCTCCCGCTCCACCACCAACGGGCGCTTGGTTACCTTGGTATGAATCGCGCCAATATACTCACCCAACACGCCAATAAAAAAGAGTTGGACTGAGCCGATAAAAAAAAGCCCTACCACCACCGGTGCGGTGCCTAGGGAAAAACTGTCCCAGTTGAGTAGTTTAGAGCCTGTCCCAAATTTCCGGATTTTTAAAAAGTGCGCAGAGGTCCATTGGGATTGCGGGCGAACGAGGTGGCACGAATCACCCCAGCGACGTTAAACGGCGGCCCGAATCGATTTTTCCCGCCCCCAAGCGCGGTAGTAAGGTACGGCAAAGCCGGGGCGAGCCCCAGGGTTATTCACATTTTTGCCGGAAAATTGAATTAAGCGGCCAGCGGAAGTGTTATTTCCTCGGCAAGGATTCGTGACACCAGCCAGAGGTTGTGACCGAGTACACTCCAACCCACCGAACGGTAGCGGTTGGCAAACCCTTTACAGCGCAAGCGTCCGCCGAGGCGTTGTTTGAGGATCGCAATGCGCGCTTCGGTCGCCGAACGGCGCCGCTGCAATTGGGCGAAGCGTTTTTCGCTCAAACGCTCCTTGAGCGCGTGCGGATCACGCGGGCATACCGCATCGTAAACGTCTTGTTGCTTGAGCATTGCGGAAGTTTTTTTGGTGGCGAAGCCGCGGTCGGTGCCGACCGCGCTAATCGGCGCACTCAGGTCAAAGCGGTTCTGCCGCGCCAGGCTTTCCTCGAGTTGGCACCATTCTGCCGGAGCCGCGCCCTGGTAGAGTTGCCAGTCGGTGATTAAACCGGAGAGCGCCTCGCTCAACAGCAACGAGTTGCCAAACTCGACTTGGCTCCCTGCTTTGCCGCGAACCAGTACGTTCACATCAAGTTCATGCACGCTGAGGATCTTTTGGTCGTTGGGCACCGGGCGTCCGCCGATGATGCGCTCGTGGGCCTGCTTGATGACGGCGGGCAGTTGGCCGAGCATAGCGTCGATGCGGGTGGTTATCCGCTTGGTTTGGCGTTGGCTGTAATGGGTTTGGCTATACTTCTGCGCCAACAGGTCGCGGTGGCGGCGGGCATGTTCTCCGATCGTGCGTAACAGCGTCTTCATCTTGCGCAGGATCTGTTTACGCGCGCGCTTGGCGTCGTTGCGGCGGCCTGCGTGGGTCATTGACATGCACAACTTGTTCATCTGCTTGGCAAAGCACTCCGGCTCTTCAGGCATACGGTGGAGCAGTCCAGCGCGGCGGATTAAAATCATGGCCTTGAGCAAAGTCTTGGACACATCACGCAACAGCACCCAGTCCACCGGGAAGTGGATGTTGGTCTCCAAGCACGTGCCGTCGATGAGGCAAACATCCATGTCCAGCGGCGCGCTCAACCCGAGTTCAGTGGCGCGATCCTTCTCGCCGCACATCTCCACCAACACTTGCCCCATCCAGCGCACCTGTTCGGCGGTGAAAAACTTCGAGGCCCGCTCCAGCACACTTTTGGACGCCCCCTTGATTCCCTCAAGCGTGCGAACACCGCAAAAATCCGCCAGTAAATCACTTGAGGCAATGCTACGGGAAAGCTCGCGAAAGGATATGTTGCCCAAATGCACCCGCAACACTTCAAAGCGTAACGCTTTGAGCGCAAACTCCATACGCTGGCGTAGTTGTGCGACACTGGCTTGGCCTGCCCCCGCCTTGGCAAAGTCCATCGCCATCGTCTCCAAGTGGCTGCCACGCAACAACGCGTCGAGTCCTTCCAATTGCTGGCGAAACTCGGCGTAATCTTTATTGGCACCGACTGGCGTTAGCGCCGGACGCAACCAGCGTTGCAGGGCAATGGCCGAGGTGGCGGATACGGGTTTTGACTTCATGGCCGATTATAGCGGCTTTTTTTTGACCAAAACCAGGGAATTACCCCTCTTTAGGCATCATTAAACTTATGCTAATAGTTCACTGCTAGGTTTTTATGCTTTCGGGACAGGCTCTAGTTTATACGTAAAGTAAGCCACCCCCACTCCAAAACAAAACAGCGCCATGGAAAAACCCACCATGGAGGCCAGGCGCAGCGGAACCTTGGTGTGATTGGTAAACCCAAGCATCGCTATATCAAATAGCGTATAAAAATTATTCTTGGTAAACCCCCGCTTGCGCAATGGCTGGACGAACGGAACCCGCACCACCGGATACCCCAACTCCGAGATCTGCCCCCGCAAATAAGGATAGGGGTCTTCGGCCGCGCGCAAATGATCCACCACTTCGCGGTCATAAAGCCCGAAGCCGGTGAAATTCGTAAGCAAATCCACGTCAGCCAAGCGCGCCACCGTACGGTAGTAAGCCTTGCGGACCATAAAAAACAGGGGCGACTCCTCGCTCTGCTCCTTGATGGCAGCGACCACCTTCGTGCCCGTCTCCCATGGGGAAATGAACTTTTCGATTAACTCGGGCGGGTCCTGCAGATCCGAAGCCATAAAGATAACCGCATCGCCCCGTGCTTGGTGAATCCCGTGATTAGGCGAACGGATGTGGCCGAAATTACGGATATTAAAAATGACTTTAAGCCGCGGCTCCAGCGTGGCCGCCGCCCGCAGCCGCTCCTGGGTGCCGTCCGTCGAACAGTTATCAATCACCAGCAACTCCCAGTTATACTGAGAAAACCCGGCGGTGACCGCCCAGACGCGACGGAAGAATTCATCGAGGTTATCCGCTTCATTATAGCAGCCGGAAACGATGGTGATGGTTTTCATGGACGAGAGGAAGCAGCTGACGCTGAGGAAATAGGCAGGGCGACCCACAGATACAGCTCGGGGGCCTTGTAAACGATTTGATAATCTACGGCCCGTAGCAGTGCCTGCACCTCGTCCTCCTTTTGCAGATGCAGCAATAAAACTGGCCGCCGCTCCACCAGAAAGCGGATTCGTTGCAGCTGATCGGCTGAACTCAGCAGGCC harbors:
- a CDS encoding glycosyltransferase, with amino-acid sequence MKTITIVSGCYNEADNLDEFFRRVWAVTAGFSQYNWELLVIDNCSTDGTQERLRAAATLEPRLKVIFNIRNFGHIRSPNHGIHQARGDAVIFMASDLQDPPELIEKFISPWETGTKVVAAIKEQSEESPLFFMVRKAYYRTVARLADVDLLTNFTGFGLYDREVVDHLRAAEDPYPYLRGQISELGYPVVRVPFVQPLRKRGFTKNNFYTLFDIAMLGFTNHTKVPLRLASMVGFSMALFCFGVGVAYFTYKLEPVPKA